The following coding sequences are from one Carassius auratus strain Wakin unplaced genomic scaffold, ASM336829v1 scaf_tig00033561, whole genome shotgun sequence window:
- the LOC113081280 gene encoding GA-binding protein subunit beta-2-like yields the protein MMLRPKDLCQGSGTKTFLEAMQSGKVHLARFVLDALDGRIINGKAENGRTLLMHAVCLQEHATRSKFTQLLLEKGADVNTRDDHGRTALSLACEHGHLDSVKLLVQFNADPELTDTWGNSALMYAACGGHSQILEFLIRAFKKLGLRLDRTNHAGHSAIQVADFFGHNQCVQTLNGCGKKIVSPTNSTGEPAEDLRWPNRLPKQVLDRFSKQIQSKHEEILPALCQRELCVSDSNSLRIRFRRPDANQSLIRSEDGGADLLFASKQIQNLVLKEDGSTEPETDGVVPHRGKTRSFNLDLRTGRKQSYQGDVQETNRSASKFKRASLQDEKPLVAKFYSAKTTDNFDVSKEVQKCGSVPKTTRQSKLLFSREELEPERIKPRSSGLSRFGNRLLRRFTAPEFMRHITDYPRDGGHGKGKMSRSETFPFSHTHMRVNSQPSVDSISAVRCEFESNPALK from the coding sequence ATGATGCTGAGGCCGAAGGACTTGTGTCAGGGATCTGGCACCAAAACCTTCCTGGAAGCCATGCAGAGCGGGAAAGTCCACTTGGCTCGGTTCGTCCTGGACGCGTTGGATGGGCGCATCATCAACGGGAAAGCCGAAAACGGACGTACGCTTCTAATGCACGCCGTGTGCCTTCAAGAGCACGCAACAAGATCCAAATTCACTCAATTGCTTCTTGAAAAAGGGGCGGATGTGAACACCCGGGATGACCACGGACGCACAGCCTTGAGTCTGGCATGCGAGCACGGACACTTGGATTCGGTGAAGCTCCTCGTGCAATTCAACGCTGATCCAGAGCTCACGGACACGTGGGGAAACAGTGCGCTCATGTACGCCGCGTGCGGAGGACACAGCCAAATCTTGGAGTTCTTAATCCGGGCGTTTAAGAAACTTGGTTTGCGACTTGATCGCACGAATCACGCCGGCCACTCGGCTATCCAAGTTGCTGACTTCTTCGGGCACAACCAGTGCGTTCAGACCCTCAACGGGTGCGGAAAGAAGATTGTGAGTCCGACAAACAGCACCGGAGAACCCGCCGAAGACCTGCGGTGGCCTAATCGCCTCCCAAAGCAGGTACTAGACAGGTTCTCCAAACAAATCCAAAGCAAACACGAGGAAATCCTCCCGGCCTTGTGTCAGAGAGAGCTGTGCGTTAGTGACAGCAACAGCCTGCGGATCCGCTTCAGACGTCCAGACGCCAACCAAAGCCTCATCAGATCCGAAGACGGGGGAGCAGATCTTCTGTTCGCTTCGAAACAGATCCAAAACTTAGTTCTGAAAGAAGACGGAAGCACAGAACCCGAGACGGACGGCGTCGTGCCGCATCGGGGGAAAACTAGGTCGTTTAATCTTGACCTCAGAACCGGAAGGAAACAATCCTATCAGGGCGACGTGCAAGAAACCAACAGATCCGCCAGTAAATTCAAAAGAGCGTCGCTGCAAGACGAAAAACCGCTTGTTGCGAAGTTCTACAGCGCAAAAACGACTGACAACTTCGACGTCAGTAAAGAGGTGCAAAAGTGTGGCAGCGTTCCCAAAACGACCAGACAGAGCAAACTTCTGTTCAGTCGTGAAGAACTCGAACCTGAACGGATCAAACCTCGCTCTTCTGGGCTCTCCAGATTCGGGAACAGACTCCTGCGCAGATTCACGGCTCCTGAATTCATGCGACACATCACAGACTACCCCAGAGACGGCGGACACGGTAAAGGGAAGATGTCCCGGTCCGAGACCTTCCCGTTCTCGCACACACACATGAGAGTGAACAGCCAGCCGAGTGTGGACAGCATCAGCGCGGTGAGATGCGAGTTTGAGAGCAATCCTGCTCTTAAGTGA